The Haloprofundus salinisoli genome includes a region encoding these proteins:
- a CDS encoding Rieske (2Fe-2S) protein, whose amino-acid sequence MVDGTRIASVEDVPSPGSYLFTAEDAFTNEREVILVHCERDPGIEAWINNCTHENQRLDRGSGAAMRNSEIVCPKHGSMFDTCSGACDNGEAAGTTLPGVEIAIVDGEVFLTDDNYSYLHDGGIEDDEGPDSTSHIGF is encoded by the coding sequence ATGGTCGACGGAACCCGAATCGCCAGCGTCGAAGACGTTCCCTCTCCGGGGTCGTACCTGTTCACCGCCGAAGACGCGTTCACCAACGAACGCGAAGTGATCCTCGTCCACTGCGAGCGAGACCCCGGTATCGAGGCGTGGATAAACAACTGCACGCATGAGAATCAGCGACTCGACCGAGGGTCGGGCGCTGCGATGCGTAACAGCGAGATAGTCTGTCCGAAACACGGGTCGATGTTCGACACCTGTTCGGGGGCCTGCGACAACGGCGAGGCCGCGGGAACGACGCTCCCGGGAGTCGAAATCGCCATCGTAGACGGCGAAGTGTTTCTCACCGACGACAACTACAGCTACCTCCACGACGGCGGTATCGAGGACGACGAGGGCCCCGACTCGACGTCTCACATCGGATTCTAA
- the fer gene encoding ferredoxin Fer, translating to MASPFDVLEVDPDADDDEIERAYRRRVKEAHPDHGGSAREFQLVYTAYRQVMAGNTDAELEVASTNQSDESETVAGTESADGPSTSDPEAAEPEETGSKVEFLNYETLADHGWQIDDDNLFEKASEADLDPEDHGRFFVGPRENLLEAAENRGFSWPYSCRGGACANCAIAVVDGAVEMPSNHILPPSMTDNGIQLSCISSPVTDEMKVVYNVKSLPGLDELRLPSDPFDNAQLND from the coding sequence GTGGCATCCCCGTTCGATGTTTTAGAGGTCGACCCGGATGCGGACGACGACGAAATCGAGCGTGCGTACCGCCGACGGGTGAAAGAGGCCCATCCCGACCACGGTGGCTCTGCGAGGGAGTTCCAGCTGGTCTACACCGCCTACCGGCAGGTGATGGCGGGCAACACCGACGCCGAACTCGAAGTCGCGTCGACGAACCAATCCGACGAGAGTGAAACGGTCGCCGGGACGGAGTCGGCGGACGGCCCCTCCACGTCCGACCCCGAGGCGGCGGAACCCGAAGAGACGGGGTCGAAAGTCGAGTTTCTCAACTACGAGACGCTCGCAGACCACGGGTGGCAGATCGACGACGACAATCTCTTCGAGAAAGCCTCGGAGGCCGACCTCGACCCGGAGGACCACGGCCGGTTCTTCGTCGGTCCCCGTGAGAACCTTCTCGAAGCCGCCGAGAACCGCGGCTTCTCGTGGCCGTACTCCTGTCGAGGCGGCGCGTGTGCGAACTGCGCTATCGCCGTCGTCGACGGCGCAGTCGAGATGCCGTCGAACCACATTCTGCCGCCGTCGATGACCGACAACGGCATCCAACTCTCCTGTATCAGCAGCCCCGTCACCGACGAGATGAAAGTCGTCTACAACGTCAAGAGCCTCCCCGGCCTCGACGAACTTCGTCTGCCTTCGGACCCGTTCGACAACGCGCAGTTGAACGATTGA
- a CDS encoding TRAM domain-containing protein, with protein MDVSGNLLCLCTATVEERNGSYVIELPDQEIELGDVTVGETYRVAVLGTNADTDYAATRDTAESSNRTGSQTDSQSPSPPVEVGEQRTVDIEGLGEQGDGIARVERGYVVIVPDTEVNERVTVEIEKVTENVGFATVVEREAYYQ; from the coding sequence ATGGACGTCTCTGGAAATTTATTGTGTCTGTGCACTGCAACGGTGGAGGAGCGGAACGGATCGTACGTCATCGAACTTCCCGACCAGGAGATCGAACTGGGTGACGTGACCGTCGGCGAGACGTATCGAGTGGCGGTTCTCGGAACGAACGCCGACACCGACTACGCCGCGACTCGAGACACCGCCGAGTCGTCGAACCGTACCGGTAGTCAGACCGACTCTCAGTCGCCGTCGCCGCCGGTCGAAGTCGGCGAGCAGCGAACGGTCGATATCGAAGGACTCGGCGAACAGGGCGACGGCATCGCCCGCGTCGAACGCGGGTACGTCGTCATCGTCCCCGACACCGAGGTGAACGAACGCGTAACCGTCGAAATCGAAAAGGTGACTGAGAACGTCGGCTTTGCGACCGTCGTCGAGCGCGAAGCGTACTACCAGTAG
- a CDS encoding MarR family winged helix-turn-helix transcriptional regulator, whose amino-acid sequence MTSTLPGDTVAVESLYTVTTYDSPWLATSEYDTASAKTSGRRIGSPFPFSPDCIPSRLARYHDADNKRELPPMAQSTRNASNFGDLTPSAKLVHMVLQQESPLTQGELIDRTELSPRTVRNALNRLESAKLVNKDICLEDARKRVYSLQSPN is encoded by the coding sequence ATGACATCGACGTTACCGGGTGACACCGTTGCCGTCGAATCACTATATACTGTGACCACGTACGACTCTCCGTGGCTGGCAACGAGCGAGTATGACACTGCGTCGGCGAAGACCAGTGGTCGGCGAATCGGTAGCCCGTTCCCATTCTCCCCGGACTGCATTCCCAGTCGACTCGCTCGATACCACGACGCGGATAACAAACGCGAACTCCCACCTATGGCACAATCGACACGAAACGCGAGTAACTTTGGCGATCTGACACCCAGCGCAAAGTTAGTTCACATGGTACTGCAGCAGGAATCCCCGCTCACACAGGGCGAACTCATAGACCGGACGGAACTGTCCCCTCGGACGGTCCGAAACGCCCTGAATCGACTGGAGTCTGCGAAGTTAGTGAACAAAGATATCTGTCTCGAAGACGCGCGAAAGCGGGTCTACTCGCTGCAGAGCCCTAACTGA
- a CDS encoding aldehyde dehydrogenase family protein: protein MVTEISTRADWNALYIDGEWVDSEGGETIDVEDPSTRETVWEVPAGVESDVNAAYEAAAEAQEEWADQPPARRQQVVQKVLGALDEHEEEIVELLATEAGGTEIMGQTSLQITRDHVSEAATLPNRMKGQHADSNIPGKENIVRRIPKGVVTAISPWNFPLNLSIRAVAPAIATGNAVVLKPATNTPVTGGLLIAKLFEEAGLPEGVLNVVTGRGSDIGDRVAGHPESDVVAFTGSTAVGRQVAATAAENLAIQAMELGGNNAHVVTADADLDAAVDSAAFGSFVHQGQVCISINRHVVHEDIYDEYVERLTERAEGLTAGSAHDAETVVGPIIDESQREEMLGYVDETVEAGATLETGGETVEVDGVDDSLVVAPTVLSDVTNDMAAACNEHFGPIAPVISVSDVDEAVEVANDTEHGLSGAVHAGDVGTAMDIADRMETGHVHINDQPINDEAHVPFSGTAASGMGGYNSDTILHEVTETKWVSIQREEREYPF from the coding sequence ATGGTCACCGAAATCTCGACGAGGGCCGACTGGAACGCACTCTACATCGACGGCGAATGGGTCGACTCCGAGGGCGGCGAGACCATCGACGTCGAAGACCCATCCACCCGCGAGACCGTGTGGGAGGTGCCTGCGGGCGTCGAGTCCGACGTGAACGCCGCCTACGAGGCCGCGGCCGAAGCCCAAGAGGAGTGGGCCGACCAGCCACCGGCGCGACGCCAACAGGTCGTCCAGAAGGTACTCGGGGCCCTCGACGAGCACGAGGAGGAAATCGTCGAACTCCTCGCGACTGAAGCCGGCGGGACCGAGATTATGGGTCAGACGTCGCTGCAGATCACTCGTGACCACGTGAGCGAGGCGGCGACGCTCCCGAACCGGATGAAGGGCCAGCACGCCGACTCCAACATCCCCGGCAAGGAGAACATCGTCCGACGCATCCCGAAAGGCGTCGTGACCGCTATCTCGCCGTGGAACTTCCCGCTGAACCTCTCGATTCGAGCGGTCGCCCCCGCCATCGCGACCGGCAACGCCGTCGTGCTGAAACCGGCGACGAACACGCCGGTCACCGGCGGACTCCTCATCGCCAAACTGTTCGAGGAGGCGGGACTGCCCGAGGGCGTCTTGAACGTCGTCACCGGACGCGGTTCGGACATCGGCGACCGAGTGGCCGGCCACCCCGAGAGCGACGTGGTCGCGTTCACCGGGTCGACCGCGGTCGGTCGACAGGTCGCCGCCACCGCCGCCGAGAACCTCGCCATCCAGGCGATGGAGCTCGGCGGCAACAACGCCCACGTCGTCACCGCCGACGCCGACCTCGACGCCGCCGTCGACAGCGCGGCCTTCGGAAGTTTCGTCCACCAGGGACAGGTCTGTATCTCCATCAACCGCCACGTCGTCCACGAGGACATCTACGACGAGTACGTCGAACGGCTCACCGAGCGCGCCGAGGGACTCACGGCGGGCAGCGCCCACGACGCCGAGACGGTCGTCGGACCCATCATCGACGAGTCCCAGCGCGAGGAGATGCTCGGCTACGTCGACGAGACGGTCGAGGCGGGCGCGACGCTCGAAACCGGCGGCGAGACGGTCGAAGTCGACGGCGTGGACGACTCGCTGGTCGTTGCGCCGACAGTGCTATCCGACGTGACCAACGACATGGCCGCCGCCTGCAACGAGCACTTCGGGCCCATCGCGCCAGTCATCTCCGTCTCGGACGTCGACGAGGCAGTCGAGGTCGCCAACGACACCGAACACGGTCTCTCGGGGGCTGTCCACGCCGGCGATGTCGGCACCGCCATGGACATCGCCGACCGCATGGAGACCGGCCACGTCCACATCAACGACCAACCGATCAACGACGAGGCGCACGTCCCCTTCAGCGGTACCGCGGCGTCGGGCATGGGTGGGTACAACAGCGACACCATCCTCCACGAGGTGACCGAGACGAAGTGGGTCTCGATTCAGCGCGAGGAGCGAGAGTACCCGTTCTGA
- a CDS encoding TraB domain-containing protein: MVHANDDTGTVVLVGTVHVTEESGENVRRAIERHDPDVVTVELCSMRLRHLYAPNTTRQKLRNLAESYRSLSRSGFALNVLFKLSQQSYNDDTGVDRDDRDMFAAIDAAESSGRRIAAIDRPIEETLDELAAVTRSGVNDAYASTRRRLDQAFEGEWGELASGILVNGTEPATGLAHLLGLHFWYGTLTADGPAAKAAVMERLSPKQVASFQEALERIAPEFVRVMIRERDAYMARRLEYLRQQGDDVVAVVGKAHVEGIRRHFEDGTFAADAEKPPFVSLRCPGDDG; this comes from the coding sequence ATGGTCCACGCGAACGACGACACCGGAACGGTAGTACTCGTCGGGACGGTTCACGTCACCGAAGAGAGCGGCGAGAACGTTCGTCGAGCGATCGAGCGACACGATCCCGACGTCGTCACCGTCGAACTCTGTTCGATGCGCCTGCGGCACCTGTACGCGCCGAACACGACGAGACAGAAACTCCGCAACCTCGCCGAGAGCTACCGCTCGCTCTCGCGTTCGGGATTCGCGCTCAACGTGCTGTTCAAACTCTCCCAGCAGTCGTACAACGACGACACCGGCGTCGACAGAGACGACCGCGATATGTTCGCTGCTATCGATGCCGCCGAGTCGTCGGGACGACGAATCGCGGCTATCGACCGGCCTATCGAAGAGACGCTCGACGAACTCGCGGCGGTGACTCGCTCCGGTGTAAACGACGCCTACGCGTCGACGAGACGCCGACTCGACCAAGCCTTCGAGGGCGAGTGGGGCGAGTTGGCTTCGGGGATCCTCGTCAACGGGACCGAACCGGCTACTGGTCTGGCGCACCTGCTCGGACTCCACTTCTGGTACGGCACGCTGACCGCGGACGGCCCGGCGGCAAAGGCGGCCGTCATGGAACGCCTCTCGCCGAAGCAGGTGGCGTCGTTCCAAGAGGCCCTCGAACGCATCGCCCCCGAGTTCGTCCGCGTGATGATCCGAGAACGCGACGCGTACATGGCCCGCCGTCTCGAATATCTGCGTCAGCAGGGCGACGACGTGGTGGCCGTGGTCGGAAAAGCACACGTCGAGGGAATCCGTCGACACTTCGAAGACGGGACCTTTGCTGCCGACGCCGAGAAACCGCCGTTCGTCAGTTTACGGTGTCCGGGCGACGATGGGTGA
- the thiD gene encoding bifunctional hydroxymethylpyrimidine kinase/phosphomethylpyrimidine kinase, whose translation MTSTEPVPESPTKRPYALTIASSDSGGGAGIQADLKTMTRLGVYGGSVVVAVTAQHTRGVDSTYVLPDEEIRAQFEAVAGDFDVGAIKLGMLATASAVETVDDCLRAYDSPVVLDPVMVATSGDQLLEDDAVDAYTRLFERATLLTPNADEVARLTGVYPDDERSRAEAAETLFGWGADAVLFKGGHVDTGAGTVRDTLATPNRVVEFTNPRIRTERTHGSGCTLSSAIASRLAHGDELSTAVERGIAFTHAAIARPADVGSGPGSVDHLVDSTHWD comes from the coding sequence ATGACGTCCACGGAACCCGTCCCGGAGTCACCGACGAAGCGACCGTACGCGCTGACTATCGCCTCCAGCGACTCCGGCGGCGGCGCGGGGATACAGGCCGACCTGAAGACGATGACCCGACTGGGCGTGTACGGGGGGTCCGTCGTCGTCGCGGTTACCGCACAGCACACCCGCGGCGTCGACTCGACGTACGTTCTTCCCGACGAAGAGATTCGTGCGCAGTTCGAGGCGGTCGCAGGCGACTTCGACGTCGGAGCGATCAAACTGGGGATGCTCGCGACGGCGTCGGCGGTGGAAACTGTCGACGACTGCCTTCGTGCGTACGACAGCCCGGTCGTTCTCGACCCAGTGATGGTCGCCACTTCGGGTGACCAACTCCTCGAAGACGACGCCGTCGACGCGTACACCCGCCTGTTCGAGCGAGCGACGCTTCTCACGCCGAACGCCGACGAAGTAGCGCGTCTTACCGGCGTGTATCCGGACGACGAGCGGTCGAGAGCGGAGGCCGCCGAGACGCTGTTCGGCTGGGGTGCCGACGCTGTCCTGTTCAAAGGTGGCCACGTCGATACCGGTGCGGGCACCGTTCGAGATACGCTCGCCACTCCCAACCGGGTCGTCGAGTTCACGAATCCACGCATACGGACCGAACGAACGCACGGGTCCGGATGTACGCTCTCGAGTGCGATCGCGTCTCGGCTCGCGCACGGAGACGAGTTGTCGACGGCCGTCGAACGAGGTATCGCGTTCACCCACGCCGCGATCGCCCGCCCCGCCGACGTCGGGAGCGGACCCGGAAGCGTCGACCACCTCGTCGATTCCACCCATTGGGACTGA
- a CDS encoding SDR family NAD(P)-dependent oxidoreductase, producing MGVVVTGGTGGIGSAVVETLTEEDVVFSYLTDGEAADALVDDAPEGSERSAFHMNVTDADSVASFFDAATNRLDDIDAVVHTVGVVDPATIEDSTDAQWSRVVETNLVGSYRVAQAAVPHLRVSAGSLVFLSSIGGTAGTVDTSYAASKSGLHGLVRALARELGSDGVRVNAIAPGPVDTSMNDVIVDYLESTDFLGHENLDTHHPDYACSPEEIARAVRYLLDSSFAQGEILNVNGGMQFR from the coding sequence ATGGGGGTCGTCGTCACAGGCGGCACCGGCGGCATCGGAAGCGCCGTCGTGGAGACGCTCACGGAGGAGGACGTCGTGTTCTCCTATCTGACCGACGGCGAGGCTGCCGACGCGCTCGTGGACGACGCGCCGGAAGGCTCGGAGCGAAGCGCGTTCCACATGAACGTCACCGACGCCGATTCGGTCGCGTCGTTCTTCGACGCAGCGACCAACCGACTCGACGATATCGACGCCGTCGTCCACACCGTCGGCGTCGTCGACCCGGCGACGATAGAGGACTCGACGGACGCACAGTGGTCTCGCGTCGTCGAGACGAACCTGGTCGGGTCGTACCGCGTCGCACAGGCGGCGGTTCCGCATCTGCGTGTCTCCGCGGGGTCGCTCGTCTTTCTCTCCAGCATCGGCGGCACCGCCGGGACCGTCGACACGAGTTACGCGGCGAGCAAATCGGGACTTCACGGTCTCGTTCGCGCGTTAGCGAGGGAACTGGGTTCCGACGGAGTTCGAGTGAACGCCATCGCTCCCGGCCCGGTCGACACGTCGATGAACGACGTCATCGTCGACTACCTGGAGTCGACCGACTTCCTGGGCCACGAGAACCTCGACACCCACCACCCCGACTACGCGTGCTCGCCCGAGGAGATCGCGCGCGCCGTTCGCTATCTCCTCGACAGTTCCTTCGCGCAGGGCGAGATTCTCAACGTCAACGGAGGGATGCAGTTTCGATGA
- the thiM gene encoding hydroxyethylthiazole kinase, producing MTDGSRFDVAEALSAVEADAPLINALTNEVTVNDVANVTLHWGGLPVMSDDTREVADMVAIADGCLLNMGTVSERGETAMLTAGRAANDEDVPVVVDPVGVGATPTRSAVADRLVTELDVTVVNGNHAEITALAGEDAEVRGVESVGEYADIAETAIACARRTEAVVVASGERDVVADAERAYEVEVGDPMMGTVVGTGCMLGATLAVFAAAIADPLRAALAGTAAYGLAGERAAAGEYGEYEGPASYKIAFLDSVAGMADDAEFDPSDRVREATT from the coding sequence ATGACCGACGGGTCCCGCTTCGACGTAGCCGAGGCGCTCTCGGCCGTCGAAGCAGACGCACCGCTCATCAACGCGTTGACGAACGAGGTCACGGTCAACGACGTTGCGAACGTTACGCTCCACTGGGGCGGCCTGCCGGTCATGTCCGACGACACGCGGGAGGTCGCCGACATGGTGGCGATCGCCGACGGCTGTCTGTTGAACATGGGAACCGTGAGCGAACGCGGCGAGACGGCGATGCTGACCGCCGGTCGCGCCGCCAACGACGAGGACGTCCCGGTCGTCGTCGACCCCGTCGGTGTCGGTGCGACGCCGACGCGTTCGGCGGTCGCAGACCGTCTCGTCACCGAGCTTGACGTCACGGTCGTCAACGGCAATCACGCCGAAATCACCGCGCTCGCCGGCGAAGACGCAGAGGTGAGAGGCGTCGAGTCGGTCGGCGAGTACGCCGACATCGCGGAGACGGCAATCGCGTGCGCCCGGCGCACCGAGGCGGTCGTCGTCGCCTCGGGCGAAAGGGACGTCGTCGCCGACGCCGAGCGGGCGTACGAAGTCGAGGTCGGAGACCCGATGATGGGCACCGTCGTCGGCACCGGCTGTATGCTCGGCGCGACGCTGGCGGTGTTCGCCGCCGCGATAGCGGACCCGCTCCGAGCGGCGCTCGCGGGAACCGCGGCGTACGGGCTCGCGGGTGAACGGGCAGCTGCAGGGGAGTACGGCGAGTACGAAGGACCGGCAAGTTACAAGATCGCGTTCCTCGATTCGGTCGCCGGGATGGCTGACGACGCCGAATTCGACCCGTCGGACCGCGTTCGGGAGGCGACGACCTGA
- the thiE gene encoding thiamine phosphate synthase — MNTYLVTQANFSAGRSSETVVRKAIEGGVDVVQLREKQTSARERYRLARVLRNLTAEVGIPFVVNDRVDIAVAADADGVHLGDDDLPVSAARAQLGENALVGRSVSTVAEARRAVEAGADYLGVGAVFSTSSKDVSEEESNIGVETVAAIADAVDVPFVAIGGITAENASDVVEAGADGVAVISEITGASDPATATRRLASAVEAGRQAR; from the coding sequence ATGAACACGTACCTGGTCACGCAGGCGAACTTCTCTGCGGGACGGTCTAGCGAGACGGTGGTCCGCAAAGCAATCGAGGGCGGCGTTGACGTCGTCCAACTGCGGGAGAAACAGACGAGCGCGCGGGAACGGTACCGGCTCGCGCGGGTGCTGCGCAACCTGACGGCCGAAGTGGGAATCCCGTTCGTCGTCAACGACCGCGTCGACATCGCCGTCGCCGCCGACGCCGACGGTGTCCACCTCGGCGACGACGACCTCCCCGTCTCGGCCGCACGGGCACAGCTCGGCGAGAATGCGCTCGTCGGCCGGTCGGTGTCGACCGTCGCAGAGGCGCGGCGAGCGGTCGAAGCGGGGGCGGATTATCTCGGCGTCGGTGCCGTGTTCTCCACGTCTTCGAAAGACGTCTCCGAGGAGGAGTCGAACATCGGCGTCGAGACCGTCGCGGCCATCGCGGACGCCGTTGACGTTCCGTTCGTCGCAATCGGCGGCATCACGGCGGAAAATGCGAGCGACGTCGTCGAAGCCGGTGCGGACGGGGTCGCGGTGATCTCCGAGATAACCGGCGCGTCGGACCCGGCGACGGCGACGCGCCGACTCGCTTCGGCCGTCGAAGCCGGGAGGCAGGCACGATGA
- a CDS encoding group I truncated hemoglobin: protein MSESMYRRIGGKDAVEDVVDDLYDRVLADDRLVEFFEGMEMERLRAHQIQFISSVAGGPVEYTGDNMHETHAHLDIDEAEFDAVGVHLERALRENGVGDDDIERIMDEVVALKDPIVGRL from the coding sequence ATGTCCGAATCCATGTACCGAAGAATCGGTGGGAAAGACGCCGTCGAAGACGTTGTGGACGACCTCTACGACCGTGTACTTGCGGACGATCGACTCGTCGAGTTCTTCGAGGGAATGGAGATGGAACGGCTCCGGGCCCACCAAATCCAGTTCATCAGTTCGGTCGCCGGTGGGCCGGTCGAATACACCGGCGACAACATGCACGAAACGCACGCCCACCTCGACATCGACGAGGCGGAGTTCGACGCCGTCGGCGTCCATCTCGAACGAGCATTGCGCGAAAACGGCGTCGGTGACGACGATATCGAGCGTATCATGGACGAAGTCGTCGCGCTGAAGGACCCGATAGTCGGACGACTCTGA
- a CDS encoding helix-turn-helix domain-containing protein codes for MDGGIHAQTAVSGVEGCPAASMSENFEIESVVVDRRTESRGGAVVGDVTVDRTAAEEGTLEDVERVFADETRSVYRFVNRAGDCPCGRIPDHDCPVREVRADSGSLSLSFIAPNVRTLQSIVTDLQACCDTVRVQRLTQSTPTARRRLLFVNRQAFTDHQYEVLQTVHEMGYFARPKRADSAAVASELGISVATFSEHLAVTQEKLLDQLLTTH; via the coding sequence ATGGACGGCGGAATCCACGCACAGACCGCAGTGAGCGGTGTCGAAGGGTGTCCCGCCGCGTCTATGAGCGAGAACTTCGAGATCGAGTCCGTCGTCGTCGACCGACGGACGGAGTCCCGAGGCGGTGCCGTCGTGGGCGACGTCACCGTCGACCGGACGGCCGCCGAGGAAGGAACGCTCGAGGACGTAGAGCGGGTGTTCGCCGACGAGACACGGTCGGTGTATCGGTTCGTGAATCGGGCTGGCGACTGTCCCTGCGGTCGCATCCCCGACCACGATTGTCCCGTTCGGGAAGTTCGCGCCGACTCGGGGTCGCTCTCTCTGTCGTTTATCGCGCCAAACGTGCGGACGCTACAGTCGATAGTCACCGACCTTCAGGCCTGCTGCGACACGGTGCGAGTACAACGGCTGACGCAGTCGACCCCGACTGCTCGACGGCGACTCCTGTTCGTGAATCGTCAGGCGTTCACCGACCACCAGTACGAAGTGCTGCAAACGGTCCACGAGATGGGGTACTTCGCCCGTCCGAAACGAGCGGACTCGGCGGCGGTCGCGTCGGAACTGGGAATTTCAGTGGCGACGTTCAGCGAGCATCTCGCCGTCACCCAAGAGAAACTCCTCGACCAGTTGCTGACTACTCACTAA